The Shewanella zhangzhouensis genome has a window encoding:
- a CDS encoding LIC_13387 family protein, whose product MYQILLIVGASVLGVLGVVHIVYILLTDKFSVYDLSVLDGMKSTSPKITTETTMWEAWIGFNLSHSLGLILFAFMYIPLALNHVDFIKGSVWFSSIPVVFSAGYLFLAYRYWFRIPLIVVSVSLICFIGAQSNFYI is encoded by the coding sequence GTGTATCAAATATTACTCATTGTCGGTGCATCCGTTCTTGGTGTTTTGGGTGTTGTGCACATTGTTTATATACTCTTAACTGATAAGTTCTCTGTTTACGATTTATCCGTGCTCGATGGTATGAAAAGCACATCACCAAAAATCACTACAGAAACGACAATGTGGGAAGCCTGGATAGGTTTCAATTTAAGTCATAGTCTTGGTCTTATTCTTTTTGCTTTTATGTATATCCCCTTAGCCTTAAATCATGTTGATTTTATTAAAGGGTCAGTATGGTTTTCTTCTATACCAGTTGTATTCAGCGCTGGCTATTTGTTTTTAGCGTACAGATATTGGTTCAGAATACCTTTAATTGTAGTGTCGGTGTCATTGATTTGTTTTATAGGTGCACAGTCAAACTTTTACATATGA
- a CDS encoding response regulator transcription factor, translated as MTILSVLVIEDTPEIGREVCDFLSAQGMQVDYAATGNLGLSLTQQQHYDVIVLDVMLPDINGVTVCKTLKQSCDPVPAVLMLTARDSIADKSLGFDAGADDYLTKPFDLTELLLRCQALARRHQLHQSQTIVIGELAVNEKQQLAERQGQSLKLSSTDFAILLLLVQAYPNAVSRQQLVNKIWGDEAPDSDVVRSHIYTLRQALDKPFATPMLATLHGIGFKLQVQG; from the coding sequence ATGACAATATTGTCGGTACTGGTGATTGAAGACACCCCGGAGATTGGCCGCGAGGTATGTGACTTTCTTAGTGCTCAGGGCATGCAGGTAGATTATGCGGCCACCGGCAATCTGGGACTGTCATTAACACAGCAACAACATTACGATGTGATTGTGCTGGATGTAATGCTGCCAGATATCAATGGTGTTACGGTGTGTAAAACACTGAAGCAAAGTTGCGATCCGGTACCGGCAGTGTTAATGCTGACAGCACGTGACAGCATCGCCGATAAAAGCCTTGGCTTTGATGCCGGTGCCGATGATTACCTCACCAAACCGTTTGACCTGACCGAATTATTGCTGCGTTGCCAGGCGTTAGCACGCCGCCATCAGCTGCATCAGTCACAAACTATTGTGATTGGTGAACTAGCCGTAAACGAAAAGCAGCAACTGGCGGAGCGCCAGGGGCAAAGCCTGAAACTTAGCAGCACGGACTTTGCCATTCTGCTGCTATTGGTACAGGCTTACCCGAATGCGGTTAGCCGCCAACAGCTGGTGAACAAAATATGGGGTGACGAAGCGCCGGACAGCGATGTTGTCCGCTCGCATATTTACACCCTGCGCCAGGCATTGGATAAACCCTTTGCCACACCAATGCTGGCAACCTTGCACGGCATCGGTTTTAAACTGCAGGTACAAGGCTAA
- a CDS encoding restriction endonuclease, whose amino-acid sequence MSNQTTSQSLKAKPPEAVDDSTLTPSEQISKAFAALNSALADELLEQIHSLSPKFFEQLVVDLMLAMGYGGSQKDAGQATQYTNDGGIDGIIKEDKLGLDSIYLQAKRYRDNTIGRPDIQAFAGALDMHRARKGVFITTSSFSKDAREFVSMIEKRIVLIDGRELAALMIEHNVGVSTRELYAVKAIDSDYFADE is encoded by the coding sequence ATGTCAAACCAGACTACATCGCAATCATTAAAAGCCAAACCTCCTGAAGCCGTAGACGACTCGACTCTTACACCTTCTGAGCAAATATCAAAAGCCTTTGCTGCCCTGAACTCTGCCCTTGCCGATGAACTGCTGGAGCAAATCCACAGTCTTTCGCCCAAGTTCTTTGAGCAACTGGTCGTCGATTTAATGCTGGCCATGGGCTATGGCGGCAGCCAAAAGGATGCAGGGCAGGCGACGCAGTACACTAACGATGGCGGTATTGATGGCATCATCAAGGAAGATAAGCTCGGGCTTGATTCCATCTACCTGCAAGCCAAACGCTACCGCGATAACACGATTGGCAGGCCAGACATTCAAGCCTTCGCTGGGGCGCTGGATATGCACCGCGCCCGCAAAGGGGTGTTTATTACCACTTCGAGCTTCAGCAAAGATGCCCGCGAATTTGTTTCCATGATCGAAAAGCGCATCGTGCTCATCGATGGGCGCGAACTCGCGGCGCTGATGATAGAGCATAATGTCGGCGTATCGACCCGCGAGCTATATGCCGTAAAGGCTATAGATTCGGATTATTTTGCAGACGAGTAG
- a CDS encoding S41 family peptidase, with amino-acid sequence MKAIISILISATLILSGCTGAHLDIFPELENPALMQQKIAPELLHQDIDALVAGAKLRHPDFAGYADEIALYQQVAAVKANITAPMTRVEFFRHIGQLSHLFQDGHSFLIWPYQELNALREQGAKPFPFLVKLSNNGVFVAKQYKSAEKQLPAGAQLISINGVPVTDIFANTQRYVGGETAVLRQAFVAERLPFLLWAVYGFINQFGVEFVHQGKTQRLFVDNKHNWQVAENQPQMTDELSYRQLNAATGYLNVPSFDVEPGAFSDQLTAAFSQIAKDNISALIIDIRHNTGGNTDTATELASYIANKPFRLVSQMTEKLNADNRGLFGYKGDMGEIITTEWHDYVKPNSSAQHFDGQVVVLIGPVTYSAAIVFATTVQDNQFGLLVGQATGGFANQTAQGNLFNLPHSKLRAYVATRLLVRPSGNSMVSAVIPDLTVADKLQDQQNGIDTTLQQVLQHLSTTDNHAKLQ; translated from the coding sequence ATGAAAGCCATTATCAGTATTTTAATCAGTGCCACCTTAATATTAAGCGGTTGCACTGGCGCCCATCTGGATATATTTCCCGAGTTGGAAAATCCAGCGCTTATGCAGCAGAAAATTGCGCCTGAATTATTACATCAGGATATTGATGCCCTGGTCGCCGGGGCAAAATTGCGCCACCCGGATTTTGCCGGCTATGCCGATGAAATAGCGCTATATCAACAGGTGGCTGCAGTTAAAGCCAACATCACTGCACCGATGACCCGGGTAGAATTTTTCCGTCATATCGGCCAACTATCGCATCTGTTTCAAGATGGCCACAGCTTTTTAATCTGGCCCTATCAGGAGCTGAACGCGCTGCGCGAACAAGGTGCTAAGCCTTTTCCATTTTTAGTTAAGCTAAGTAACAACGGCGTGTTCGTTGCAAAACAATATAAATCCGCCGAGAAGCAATTACCCGCTGGTGCTCAGCTAATCAGTATTAACGGCGTGCCGGTTACCGATATTTTTGCCAATACTCAGCGCTATGTCGGTGGCGAAACCGCTGTGTTACGTCAGGCTTTTGTTGCTGAACGTCTGCCATTTTTACTCTGGGCTGTGTACGGTTTTATCAATCAGTTCGGCGTCGAATTTGTCCATCAGGGCAAAACACAACGCCTGTTTGTCGATAACAAACACAACTGGCAGGTGGCAGAAAATCAACCGCAAATGACTGATGAGCTGTCATACCGCCAATTGAATGCAGCCACCGGATACTTAAATGTGCCCAGCTTTGATGTAGAACCAGGGGCGTTTTCTGACCAGCTAACAGCCGCTTTTAGCCAGATTGCCAAAGACAACATCAGCGCGCTGATTATTGATATCAGGCATAACACTGGCGGTAACACCGATACGGCTACTGAGCTGGCCAGCTATATCGCCAATAAACCGTTTCGGTTGGTGTCGCAGATGACTGAGAAGCTGAACGCAGACAATCGCGGCCTGTTTGGGTATAAAGGTGACATGGGTGAGATTATCACCACCGAGTGGCATGACTACGTTAAGCCAAACAGCTCGGCTCAACATTTCGACGGCCAGGTGGTCGTGCTCATTGGCCCGGTAACCTATTCGGCGGCGATTGTGTTTGCCACCACAGTGCAAGATAACCAATTTGGCTTGCTCGTGGGGCAAGCAACTGGCGGGTTTGCTAACCAAACTGCGCAGGGTAACTTGTTTAATTTACCTCACTCAAAGTTAAGGGCTTATGTGGCAACCCGTTTGTTGGTAAGGCCGAGCGGTAACAGCATGGTTAGTGCAGTAATACCGGATCTGACTGTCGCAGATAAGCTGCAGGATCAACAAAACGGTATAGACACAACATTGCAGCAGGTCTTACAGCATCTGAGTACGACGGATAACCATGCTAAGCTGCAATAG
- a CDS encoding IS3 family transposase (programmed frameshift), with amino-acid sequence MKKRYTEEQIIKAIKQHEAGAKVDDICREMGISTGTFYNWRSKYAGLEVNEAKRLRELETENNKLKKMLADKMLEVEAMKDVLFKKVVTPAAKKPVAQHLIEGFSLSERVACKLAGLSRTAFRYQSRTTPDTGLRQRLKALATQYPRYGYLMLHGLLRGEGWVQNRKRTYRLYTEEGLQVRTKKRKKLTRPRQPMEVPTAPNQRWSMDFVSDQLSSGRRFRVLNVVDDLREMVGQLVSVAISGRQVARFLDQLMEERGKPNKVTCDNGTEFTSKAMFFWSKETGVTLGFIQPGKPTQNAFVESLNGKFRNECQNQHWFRTLDEARYEIELWREHYNHVRPHSSLNYMPPVEYAKQAA; translated from the exons ATGAAGAAACGCTACACCGAAGAACAAATCATTAAGGCCATCAAACAGCATGAGGCAGGGGCAAAGGTCGATGACATTTGCCGAGAGATGGGCATATCCACGGGCACATTCTACAACTGGCGCAGCAAGTATGCGGGGCTGGAAGTAAATGAAGCGAAGCGGCTGAGAGAGTTGGAGACCGAGAACAACAAGCTCAAAAAGATGTTGGCCGACAAGATGCTGGAAGTCGAAGCGATGAAGGATGTGCTGT TCAAAAAAGTGGTAACGCCAGCGGCCAAAAAGCCTGTTGCTCAACACTTGATTGAAGGTTTCAGTCTCAGTGAGCGTGTGGCCTGTAAGCTTGCAGGGCTGAGCCGGACTGCGTTTCGCTATCAGTCCAGAACTACGCCAGACACAGGGCTCAGACAGCGGCTAAAGGCGCTGGCGACGCAATATCCCCGCTATGGGTATCTAATGTTGCATGGTTTGCTCAGAGGCGAAGGCTGGGTCCAGAACCGTAAACGTACCTATCGGCTCTACACCGAGGAAGGCTTGCAGGTCAGGACAAAGAAGCGCAAGAAACTGACCCGGCCAAGGCAGCCTATGGAAGTGCCGACTGCACCGAATCAACGTTGGTCTATGGACTTTGTGTCAGATCAACTCAGCAGTGGTCGGCGCTTTCGGGTACTGAATGTCGTGGATGATTTGCGGGAAATGGTCGGTCAATTAGTCTCAGTGGCCATCAGTGGCAGGCAGGTCGCCAGATTCTTGGACCAATTGATGGAAGAGCGCGGCAAGCCCAATAAGGTTACTTGCGACAATGGGACAGAATTTACCAGCAAGGCGATGTTCTTCTGGAGCAAGGAAACGGGCGTCACACTGGGCTTTATCCAGCCAGGAAAGCCGACGCAAAACGCCTTTGTGGAAAGCCTGAATGGTAAATTCAGGAACGAATGCCAGAACCAGCACTGGTTCAGAACGTTAGACGAAGCCAGATACGAAATCGAACTATGGCGTGAGCACTACAACCATGTTCGCCCACATAGTTCACTGAACTATATGCCACCTGTTGAGTATGCCAAGCAGGCAGCATAA
- a CDS encoding glutathione S-transferase N-terminal domain-containing protein — protein sequence MQQLIWVIDSPYSRAIKWLLLRHDIAHDDYLLTWQTLKTDPVLRLCNPKQQVPTLIEGGISSYDSLLIAQQILPFHWHQTTDAKIFRLGDADFEKAIIFFFRANLLAEKFGASEQSTLLFDAGRQCYCSSVDMLFDHLFPQLANAIQDIELNIGVVLAFSTILACRAQAQHADIANYRMTQLRSLSDRLAADTSYQRMIKQYLSCADCELPFLIY from the coding sequence GTGCAGCAACTTATCTGGGTTATCGATTCCCCCTACTCACGGGCGATAAAGTGGCTATTGTTACGCCACGACATTGCCCATGACGATTATCTGTTGACGTGGCAAACGCTGAAGACAGACCCGGTATTGCGCCTGTGCAACCCGAAACAGCAAGTCCCTACTCTGATTGAAGGTGGCATTTCCAGCTATGATTCACTGTTAATTGCGCAGCAAATCTTACCTTTTCATTGGCATCAGACCACGGATGCCAAAATTTTCCGTTTGGGTGATGCCGACTTTGAAAAAGCGATCATCTTTTTCTTTAGAGCAAACTTACTGGCAGAGAAGTTTGGCGCAAGTGAGCAAAGTACACTGCTGTTCGACGCAGGACGGCAGTGCTATTGTAGTAGTGTTGATATGCTGTTTGACCACTTATTTCCTCAACTGGCAAACGCTATACAAGACATTGAGCTTAATATTGGTGTAGTACTGGCATTTTCCACCATTTTGGCCTGTCGCGCCCAGGCGCAGCATGCGGATATTGCTAACTACCGGATGACACAGCTGCGTAGCTTGTCAGATCGTCTTGCAGCAGATACCAGCTATCAGCGGATGATAAAGCAATACCTGAGTTGCGCTGACTGCGAATTACCCTTTTTAATATACTGA
- a CDS encoding DUF2087 domain-containing protein, with protein MTKQIIPFSCEDISTLAKYLRNQFKNCEKFPSHLEMLNILAQSAGYANFQHLRDAALTTNNVATLNKPKQLDIMIPRKLQPFMDSNYILRAWPAKRALQDQSLWFFWCRFQYQQSYSEQDVNSVIKRFLGFADFALIRRELCNHRLLKRTGDGRNYWRAAATPPEELISLTDIWQDLAGY; from the coding sequence ATGACGAAACAAATCATTCCTTTTAGCTGTGAAGATATTTCGACGCTGGCTAAATATCTGCGTAATCAATTTAAAAATTGTGAAAAATTTCCTTCACACCTTGAAATGCTCAATATTCTTGCCCAGTCGGCAGGATATGCCAATTTCCAGCATTTGCGTGATGCTGCGTTAACAACAAATAATGTGGCCACATTAAACAAACCCAAACAACTTGATATTATGATTCCGCGAAAGCTACAACCTTTCATGGACTCAAATTACATCCTTAGAGCGTGGCCAGCTAAACGCGCCCTTCAAGATCAAAGTTTATGGTTTTTTTGGTGCCGTTTTCAGTACCAACAATCCTACAGTGAACAGGACGTTAATAGCGTAATTAAGCGTTTTCTTGGATTTGCTGACTTCGCGCTTATTAGGCGAGAATTGTGTAACCATAGGCTGTTAAAGCGCACTGGTGATGGTCGGAATTATTGGCGAGCAGCAGCAACACCGCCTGAAGAACTCATTTCACTTACCGATATTTGGCAGGATTTGGCAGGTTACTGA
- a CDS encoding helix-turn-helix domain-containing protein, whose translation MIRFKIKELVAEKEFKERRKITLQEVADSANVNRTALSKMMNPSYEYSTTTKAIDSLCQYFGCRVEDVIEYVDEN comes from the coding sequence GTGATTAGATTTAAAATCAAAGAGTTGGTAGCGGAAAAAGAATTTAAGGAGCGCCGAAAGATAACGCTTCAAGAGGTAGCTGACTCTGCTAACGTCAACCGAACGGCCTTATCTAAGATGATGAACCCCAGTTATGAATACTCAACCACTACCAAAGCCATAGATTCTCTGTGTCAGTACTTTGGTTGCAGGGTAGAGGATGTAATTGAATATGTAGATGAAAACTAA
- a CDS encoding helix-turn-helix transcriptional regulator encodes MAAGYFPRSVKLGPRLVAWVENEIDEWIADKISNRDRNGD; translated from the coding sequence ATGGCTGCTGGCTACTTTCCCAGGTCAGTGAAGCTGGGCCCGAGGCTGGTAGCCTGGGTTGAGAATGAGATAGATGAATGGATTGCAGATAAAATCAGCAATCGAGATAGGAATGGTGACTAG
- a CDS encoding HD domain-containing protein, with protein sequence MNNSIFAWIKDVNTNSTLPTATCEFIVSGDVVIKAITSFDVAHHCNCYPCLAQINVSEDSMGHAVIRSLKPIPIDLVEVDYLRWTALLRTGKEQLVGRFFKLLSMITVQELAPFKDFILSKPFILEKFMLSKASYQHHHSVEHGLFEHSVEVAEITYYNAKHLRHSELECQTGLVAGLFHDIGKIYPMLISGKNQYTAGPHESYSFSILANPLGQLGTYNSKVFSLLAALLSAKPYGYKPRYALEYILKQADRCSAESNYARMNFTSLPNHYDFTRVDGKTIYRLIEQT encoded by the coding sequence ATGAATAACAGTATTTTCGCCTGGATTAAAGACGTTAACACGAATAGCACACTCCCTACTGCTACCTGTGAATTCATAGTCTCCGGTGATGTAGTGATCAAAGCCATAACCTCCTTTGACGTTGCTCATCATTGCAATTGTTATCCTTGCCTAGCACAGATCAATGTGTCTGAAGACTCTATGGGTCATGCAGTTATTCGCTCTTTAAAGCCAATCCCCATAGATCTTGTCGAAGTTGATTATCTTCGATGGACCGCTCTACTGAGAACCGGTAAAGAACAACTGGTAGGACGTTTTTTTAAACTACTGAGCATGATTACGGTTCAGGAATTGGCCCCATTTAAAGACTTTATTTTGTCAAAGCCATTTATTTTAGAAAAATTCATGCTGTCAAAAGCCAGTTATCAGCACCATCATTCGGTCGAACATGGTCTGTTTGAACACAGTGTTGAGGTAGCAGAGATAACATACTATAACGCCAAACATTTGCGTCATTCTGAACTTGAATGCCAAACTGGTTTAGTGGCTGGCTTATTCCATGACATTGGTAAAATCTACCCTATGCTGATTTCAGGTAAAAATCAGTACACTGCTGGCCCACATGAGAGCTACAGCTTTTCCATTCTGGCCAATCCTTTGGGTCAGTTAGGCACATACAACTCGAAGGTGTTTTCCTTGCTAGCCGCCCTACTCTCTGCAAAGCCATATGGTTATAAACCAAGGTATGCGCTTGAGTATATTCTGAAACAAGCTGATAGATGCTCAGCAGAATCGAATTATGCAAGAATGAATTTTACGTCATTGCCAAATCACTACGACTTCAC
- a CDS encoding GNAT family N-acetyltransferase gives MKFQVINEQEPTIFNALIEGVREHIHEQIGNEAAQPLMLTARDESDQLIGGISGKTIYRNFLIDVVWVAKKHRGAGLGRELMLMAELEAKNRGCLIAQLDTLSIQAPIFYQKIGFELAGVIPEFSGSPARYFLMKKFNV, from the coding sequence ATGAAATTTCAAGTGATAAATGAGCAAGAGCCAACAATTTTTAACGCGCTGATTGAAGGTGTTAGAGAACATATTCATGAGCAAATAGGAAATGAAGCAGCACAGCCGTTGATGCTGACCGCTAGAGATGAAAGTGATCAACTTATTGGTGGCATATCAGGTAAAACCATATACAGAAATTTTTTAATTGATGTTGTATGGGTTGCTAAAAAGCATAGAGGTGCAGGCTTAGGACGTGAGTTGATGCTCATGGCTGAATTAGAAGCTAAAAACAGAGGGTGCCTGATAGCCCAATTGGACACCTTATCAATTCAAGCACCTATTTTTTATCAAAAAATAGGTTTTGAACTTGCAGGTGTCATTCCTGAATTTTCTGGCAGTCCAGCAAGATATTTTCTAATGAAAAAATTTAATGTTTAG
- a CDS encoding nuclear transport factor 2 family protein: MKNVLSILFFYVIFTSALAANPLTESELKGLTQQFIEAKNQRQQPNSNEQDIDHFLSFLADDFKDEHIKFNVTVTSKEELRSGLVSKLKDKIYFSNIDILEIMVGRNVAFVKFKEHAKGQPGHMDKPIEYTAVNIFSLEFNDHGKIKHIRRHHGL; this comes from the coding sequence ATGAAAAATGTACTTTCAATTCTATTTTTTTATGTGATCTTTACGTCTGCACTCGCAGCCAATCCACTAACGGAATCAGAGTTAAAAGGTTTAACACAACAATTTATCGAAGCAAAAAACCAACGGCAACAACCCAACTCGAATGAACAAGACATTGACCACTTCCTGTCATTTTTAGCTGATGACTTTAAGGACGAACATATTAAATTTAATGTCACCGTTACCAGTAAAGAGGAGTTACGGTCTGGACTGGTCTCAAAACTAAAAGACAAAATATACTTCAGCAACATCGATATTTTGGAAATAATGGTTGGCCGCAATGTCGCCTTCGTTAAGTTTAAAGAACATGCAAAAGGTCAGCCTGGTCATATGGACAAACCAATTGAATATACCGCTGTAAACATTTTTTCATTGGAGTTTAATGATCACGGTAAAATAAAACACATAAGACGTCACCATGGGTTGTAA
- a CDS encoding Arm DNA-binding domain-containing protein, protein MASIRSRNNKLLFDFTYLGIRCREQTALVDNRLNRSRLGALLSNIEAEIRLNRFVFRKYFPSSPRCPLFAEADAKVDQQLIDSLNTAPTKLLTNIPTFNIFAAEWLAENRIQWKLSHFKNVSMIFENYLMPEFGHLRLNDIARPQLMKFRAGIMSPKRRGTTTKVSNDWINHVMTPLRGILNEAALRYDFPSPFINIKPLKIDKTPIDPFSLGEVQFFLSHIRADFRNYYTVRFFTAMRTAEIDGLKWQYVDFSRQEILIQETLVDGNVETPKTSASYRAIKLSPPVLTALEQQKLITGNQTYVFCNGQGNPLDHRNVTKRVWYPALDRMGLKRRRPYQTRHTCATLWLAAGESPEWISRQLGHSTTKMLFEVYSRYVPNITRQDGSAFDRLIEHFQIESPGDANHE, encoded by the coding sequence ATGGCTAGCATCCGTTCCAGAAACAACAAGTTGTTGTTTGATTTCACCTATCTGGGCATTAGATGTCGTGAACAAACAGCTCTGGTGGACAATCGATTAAACCGCTCTCGCTTAGGGGCGTTACTCAGCAACATAGAAGCAGAAATCCGACTCAATCGATTTGTATTCCGAAAATATTTTCCTTCCAGTCCAAGATGTCCTCTGTTTGCTGAGGCTGATGCTAAAGTCGATCAACAGTTAATCGACAGCCTCAACACAGCTCCTACAAAGCTACTGACCAACATTCCCACATTCAATATATTTGCAGCTGAGTGGCTAGCCGAGAACCGAATCCAATGGAAGCTCAGTCACTTTAAAAATGTGTCGATGATTTTTGAAAACTATTTGATGCCAGAGTTTGGCCATTTGAGACTAAATGACATCGCCCGGCCTCAATTGATGAAATTTAGGGCTGGTATTATGTCACCTAAACGTCGCGGTACAACGACCAAAGTCAGTAATGATTGGATTAATCATGTGATGACTCCTCTGCGTGGTATCTTGAATGAGGCGGCGTTGCGCTATGACTTTCCTAGTCCTTTCATTAATATCAAGCCCTTGAAGATTGACAAGACACCGATAGATCCCTTTTCGTTGGGGGAGGTCCAATTTTTCCTGTCTCACATCAGAGCTGATTTTCGCAACTATTATACTGTGCGGTTTTTTACCGCGATGAGAACGGCAGAAATAGATGGCCTCAAATGGCAATATGTTGATTTTTCCAGGCAGGAAATCCTAATCCAAGAGACGCTTGTCGATGGTAATGTCGAGACTCCTAAAACATCAGCATCCTATCGAGCCATTAAACTATCACCTCCCGTTCTTACCGCACTAGAACAACAGAAGCTGATCACTGGCAATCAAACCTATGTATTCTGCAATGGTCAGGGAAATCCACTGGATCATAGAAATGTTACCAAACGAGTTTGGTACCCAGCGTTAGACAGAATGGGACTCAAGCGTCGACGCCCATATCAAACCCGGCACACCTGCGCGACCTTATGGTTGGCAGCTGGCGAGAGCCCTGAATGGATTTCCAGACAACTGGGACATAGTACTACCAAGATGTTGTTTGAAGTGTATAGCCGCTATGTCCCCAACATAACGCGGCAGGATGGCAGTGCATTTGATCGATTAATTGAACACTTTCAGATTGAGTCACCTGGAGACGCTAATCATGAATAA
- a CDS encoding sensor histidine kinase: MLTSHSLKTSLQRSIVVFSLLLALCFMLLMLGYAWVVEDNVFNRLVTAEAEHISRQYKQTGNVIAPSQPFMTLHAGWHAMPDEIHQLHRLEPERVEFPNGSGGTLHLQTIALGNTEWVLSADVSGFEVTRDYLPKLLPYLAFALVLVLTLAYLLSRYLAVKITQPLQYITNKVQQHKSETFLQLKSELPANEIGYLGQTIQLYINQLQTTLARETDFTRDISHELRTPATVLKMVLNRLEPAVELDKDSLVKLKHAAQQMEQTIHALLALAREESLQQQDLCLLEEIECCLVNNPALMRQHELQLQLQISANYRIKANKNLLHILLNNIINNALTHGSARQIKISLTGDTLTIANPMEDECPDNLFVPGVKRDSSSGIGQGLHIVNRICQRNQWQLTSRQHENWFYLGIEF, from the coding sequence ATGTTGACGTCCCATAGTTTGAAGACCAGCTTACAGCGCAGCATAGTGGTATTTAGCCTGCTGTTAGCCCTGTGCTTTATGCTATTGATGCTCGGCTACGCCTGGGTCGTTGAAGATAATGTGTTTAACCGCCTGGTTACGGCTGAAGCTGAGCATATTAGCCGGCAATATAAGCAAACCGGCAATGTTATTGCTCCCAGTCAGCCGTTTATGACACTGCATGCCGGCTGGCATGCGATGCCCGATGAGATCCATCAATTGCATAGGCTGGAACCAGAGCGGGTAGAGTTTCCTAATGGCAGCGGCGGTACTTTACACCTGCAAACTATAGCGCTGGGTAACACAGAATGGGTACTTTCAGCAGATGTTAGCGGCTTTGAAGTGACCCGTGATTATCTGCCCAAACTACTACCCTATCTGGCATTTGCTCTAGTGCTGGTATTGACGTTGGCTTACCTGTTATCGCGCTATTTAGCCGTGAAAATAACCCAGCCATTACAATACATCACCAATAAAGTGCAGCAACATAAGTCAGAAACCTTCTTACAGCTTAAAAGCGAACTTCCGGCTAATGAGATAGGTTATTTAGGACAAACAATTCAGCTCTACATTAACCAGTTACAAACTACACTGGCGCGTGAAACCGACTTTACCCGTGATATCAGCCATGAACTACGTACTCCGGCAACCGTGCTGAAAATGGTGTTAAACCGCTTGGAACCTGCTGTTGAGCTTGATAAGGATTCATTAGTCAAACTTAAACACGCTGCCCAGCAGATGGAACAAACCATTCACGCGCTGCTGGCACTGGCCAGAGAAGAATCACTGCAACAACAAGATCTTTGTCTATTGGAAGAGATTGAATGTTGCCTGGTGAACAATCCCGCATTAATGCGCCAGCACGAATTGCAATTACAATTGCAAATTTCGGCAAATTACCGCATCAAAGCAAATAAAAATTTACTGCATATTTTGTTGAATAATATCATCAATAACGCGCTGACCCATGGTAGTGCAAGACAGATCAAGATAAGCTTAACCGGCGATACCCTCACTATTGCCAACCCAATGGAAGATGAGTGTCCTGATAATCTGTTTGTTCCAGGTGTAAAACGTGACAGCAGTTCAGGTATCGGTCAGGGCCTGCATATCGTGAACCGGATATGTCAGCGCAACCAATGGCAGTTAACCTCTCGTCAGCATGAAAACTGGTTTTACCTCGGCATTGAATTTTAA
- a CDS encoding winged helix-turn-helix domain-containing protein has product MVETIPSYEEMMPAVLKVLADGQLKSLRQITAEAAAVYGISDEQLALTLPSGKQTYVYNRVG; this is encoded by the coding sequence ATGGTCGAAACAATTCCAAGCTACGAAGAGATGATGCCAGCAGTGCTGAAGGTGCTTGCTGACGGTCAACTCAAGTCATTACGCCAAATCACTGCGGAAGCTGCAGCGGTATATGGTATCAGTGATGAGCAGCTGGCGCTGACGCTTCCAAGTGGCAAACAAACCTACGTCTATAACCGGGTCGGATGA